A window of the Gordonia humi genome harbors these coding sequences:
- a CDS encoding S-(hydroxymethyl)mycothiol dehydrogenase, producing MSEVVKGVISRTKNAPTELVDIVIPDPGAHDVVVKVQTCGVCHTDLAYATGGINDEYPFLLGHEAAGVVESVGEAVSHVQVGDFVVLNWRAVCGECRACRKGKPHLCFDTHNASVPMTLTDGTELTPALGIGAFADKTLVHEGQCTKVDPSADPAVACLLGCGVMAGLGAAMNTGQVSRGDSVAVIGCGGVGDAAIAGAELAGATTIIAIDRDAGKFEWATELGATHTIDASKTDDVAEAVRELTGGNGADVVVEAVGRPETYKTAFYARDLAGTVVLVGVPTPEMRLEMPLVDFFSHGGALKSSWYGDCLPERDFPMLVDLYLQGRLPLEKFVTERIGIDGIDEAFTSMEAGKVLRSVVVL from the coding sequence GTGTCCGAGGTGGTCAAGGGAGTCATCTCCCGAACCAAGAACGCGCCGACCGAACTCGTCGACATCGTGATCCCCGATCCGGGGGCGCACGACGTCGTCGTGAAAGTGCAGACCTGCGGTGTCTGCCACACCGACCTCGCGTACGCGACCGGTGGAATCAACGACGAGTACCCGTTCCTGCTGGGCCATGAGGCGGCCGGTGTCGTCGAGTCCGTGGGCGAGGCCGTCTCGCATGTCCAGGTCGGCGATTTCGTCGTGCTGAACTGGCGTGCGGTGTGCGGTGAGTGCCGTGCGTGCCGTAAGGGCAAGCCGCACCTGTGTTTCGACACCCACAACGCGAGCGTTCCGATGACGTTGACCGACGGCACCGAGCTGACGCCGGCGTTGGGCATCGGCGCGTTCGCCGACAAGACACTGGTCCACGAGGGACAGTGCACCAAGGTCGATCCGTCCGCAGACCCGGCCGTGGCGTGTCTGCTGGGCTGCGGGGTGATGGCCGGTCTGGGTGCGGCGATGAACACCGGTCAGGTCTCGCGCGGCGACTCGGTCGCCGTGATCGGCTGCGGTGGTGTGGGCGATGCGGCCATCGCGGGCGCCGAGCTCGCGGGTGCGACGACGATCATCGCGATCGACCGGGACGCCGGAAAGTTCGAGTGGGCCACCGAACTCGGCGCCACCCATACGATCGACGCGTCGAAGACCGACGATGTCGCCGAGGCGGTGCGGGAGTTGACCGGCGGCAACGGCGCCGACGTCGTCGTCGAGGCCGTGGGCCGTCCGGAGACGTACAAGACGGCGTTCTACGCGCGTGATCTGGCTGGAACGGTGGTCCTGGTGGGTGTGCCGACGCCGGAGATGCGTCTGGAGATGCCGTTGGTCGACTTCTTCTCCCACGGCGGTGCGTTGAAGTCGTCGTGGTACGGCGACTGCCTGCCCGAGCGTGACTTCCCGATGCTGGTGGATCTGTATCTGCAGGGGCGGTTGCCGTTGGAGAAGTTCGTGACCGAGCGGATCGGCATCGACGGCATCGACGAGGCGTTCACGTCCATGGAGGCGGGCAAGGTCCTGCGTTCGGTGGTGGTCCTGTGA
- a CDS encoding Rho termination factor N-terminal domain-containing protein, with amino-acid sequence MTAKKTLIKRLEEEIKRLSNEVVALRDLLIAYSPLAKKDEPGAEIVAAVTKSETKKLPAKKAPAEKAPEKKAAKTAAKAEPKKAEPKAAENPAPTKKTAPAKPAAAEKAPTKAAAAKKATSAKPASVKKAAPAKKATPAKPAAAKPTPAKPAEAASAKADAAKTDAPKAATPKPATAKTATAKPAAAKPAAAKTAAAKPTAAKTATAKTATAKTTAAKTGAAKPAGTGNKTVVQLKAEAKAKGVKGYSTMSKAQLLEALK; translated from the coding sequence ATGACTGCCAAGAAGACTCTGATCAAACGCCTTGAAGAGGAGATCAAGCGCCTCTCGAACGAAGTCGTGGCGCTTCGCGATCTCCTCATCGCCTACTCGCCGCTGGCCAAGAAGGACGAGCCGGGCGCCGAGATCGTCGCGGCCGTGACGAAGTCGGAGACCAAGAAGCTGCCGGCGAAGAAGGCTCCCGCGGAGAAGGCGCCGGAGAAGAAGGCCGCCAAGACTGCGGCCAAGGCCGAACCGAAGAAGGCCGAACCGAAGGCCGCCGAGAATCCGGCACCGACGAAGAAGACCGCGCCGGCCAAGCCTGCGGCCGCCGAGAAGGCGCCGACCAAGGCCGCGGCAGCGAAGAAGGCGACCTCGGCCAAGCCTGCGTCGGTGAAGAAGGCCGCTCCGGCGAAGAAGGCGACTCCCGCCAAACCGGCTGCGGCTAAGCCGACCCCCGCCAAGCCCGCTGAAGCCGCATCGGCCAAGGCCGATGCGGCCAAGACTGATGCTCCCAAGGCTGCGACACCGAAGCCGGCGACTGCCAAGACTGCGACTGCCAAGCCGGCGGCAGCCAAGCCGGCGGCAGCCAAGACTGCAGCAGCCAAGCCGACGGCAGCCAAGACTGCGACTGCCAAGACTGCCACTGCCAAGACCACGGCGGCCAAGACCGGCGCGGCGAAACCCGCAGGCACCGGTAACAAGACCGTCGTACAGCTCAAGGCGGAGGCCAAGGCCAAGGGCGTCAAGGGCTATTCGACGATGAGCAAGGCGCAGCTGCTCGAGGCGCTGAAGTAG
- a CDS encoding N-acetylglucosamine-6-phosphate deacetylase encodes MIIAADAVVGDGVVHRPGWVSETDGTIDGVGAGRPPTAPDQEAPGGIVVPGFVDTHVHGGGGASYTDGDAAQVAAAAAFHRSHGTTTTVTSTVSASRGELADIVRRLTPFVRSGASAGIHLEGPWIAHARCGAHAPDRLRDPDPEEIDDLLEIADGAIAMVTLAPELPGALAAVERFVAAGVRVAVGHTDATYDQTREAIARGASVATHLFNAMAPLRHREPGPILALTEDPRVTVELIGDGVHLHPALVADVQRTLGKRRVSLVTDAMVAAGMADGDYMLGSLDVRVRDGVARLTSTDAIAGSTATMDALFARTVRGLLSGPGAATVDDALLAASAMCSTTPARVLGRDDIGLIAVGRRADLVVLDEELQVDHVTAIHANTASGAPIRGSSS; translated from the coding sequence ATGATCATTGCGGCGGACGCCGTCGTCGGCGACGGGGTCGTGCACCGTCCCGGATGGGTGTCGGAGACCGACGGGACGATCGACGGGGTCGGTGCCGGCCGTCCGCCGACCGCACCCGATCAGGAGGCGCCCGGCGGGATCGTCGTACCCGGATTCGTCGACACGCACGTCCACGGTGGCGGGGGAGCCTCGTACACCGACGGCGACGCCGCGCAGGTCGCCGCGGCCGCGGCATTCCATCGGTCTCACGGAACGACGACGACCGTCACGAGCACGGTCAGCGCGTCCCGCGGCGAGTTGGCGGACATCGTGCGACGACTGACGCCGTTCGTCCGCTCCGGCGCCAGTGCTGGAATCCATCTGGAGGGGCCGTGGATCGCACACGCTCGCTGCGGTGCGCACGCACCCGACCGGCTCCGTGATCCGGACCCGGAGGAGATCGACGATCTCCTCGAGATCGCGGACGGCGCCATCGCCATGGTGACGCTCGCCCCGGAACTCCCGGGGGCTCTCGCCGCCGTCGAGAGGTTCGTCGCCGCCGGCGTGCGGGTGGCTGTCGGGCACACCGATGCGACGTACGACCAGACCCGCGAAGCGATCGCGCGGGGTGCGAGTGTGGCAACTCACCTGTTCAACGCGATGGCTCCGCTGCGCCACCGCGAACCCGGGCCGATCCTCGCGCTGACCGAGGATCCGCGGGTGACCGTCGAGCTGATCGGCGACGGCGTCCACCTGCATCCGGCGCTCGTCGCCGACGTGCAGCGGACCCTCGGGAAGCGACGGGTGTCCCTGGTGACCGATGCGATGGTCGCCGCGGGAATGGCCGACGGAGACTACATGCTCGGCTCGCTCGATGTCCGGGTCCGCGACGGAGTCGCGCGTCTGACCAGTACCGATGCCATAGCCGGCAGTACGGCCACGATGGATGCGCTCTTCGCGCGCACGGTGCGGGGGCTGCTGTCCGGACCCGGCGCCGCCACCGTCGACGATGCGCTCCTCGCCGCGTCGGCCATGTGCTCGACGACGCCGGCCCGTGTCCTGGGGCGCGACGACATCGGGCTCATCGCAGTGGGACGTCGCGCCGATCTCGTGGTTCTCGATGAAGAACTGCAGGTGGACCATGTGACCGCAATTCACGCCAACACCGCGTCGGGTGCCCCGATCCGCGGCTCGTCGTCGTAG
- a CDS encoding DUF6777 domain-containing protein, with amino-acid sequence MYRSAKGEPLIPALALRSSDDPGPDPFTRPVQLTNRQVSSDSARRGGSELGVRAVSGTEPGLYGTTGSAACDTAALGNSLVNDPAAGNAWASVFGIRRIDIPWYLNTLTPVVLTADTWVTNHAYRSGVASPFQSVLQAGTAVYVDAAGVPRAVCTCGNPLLPPAAAPVGGYRVVGHPWPTYRTTNVQRVSYTVNNTTNNTTVVPSTPAGLTELQVRNIVTDMIEALRVGDLLENLGPAPADQHLPDPFTSNVAPSFTGDAAAENGLRDGSPEAAPAVLSAARDNNGVPAVEEQAGEQQSAVDPSSTASASSESTEASESSAAPTPTDFGSSTGDAIGSLTFSDDGHDVTCTLPPTFSSSQVVATCDDGGAREFAAADLMESAVTQIVAASADRVWTVSTVAGQTLTVTSASWQTLVPETTQETTTAPETTDETAPETTAPDTTAAETASGTPETTDSPSAEAE; translated from the coding sequence ATGTACAGATCGGCCAAGGGCGAACCGCTGATCCCGGCCCTCGCGCTGCGATCGTCCGACGATCCGGGACCGGATCCGTTCACTCGGCCGGTGCAGCTCACGAACCGGCAGGTCTCGTCCGACTCCGCGCGACGCGGCGGAAGCGAACTGGGCGTCCGTGCCGTCAGCGGCACCGAACCGGGCTTGTACGGGACCACCGGCTCTGCGGCGTGCGACACCGCGGCACTGGGCAATTCACTCGTCAACGATCCCGCCGCGGGCAACGCCTGGGCCAGTGTGTTCGGCATCCGTCGCATCGACATCCCCTGGTATCTGAACACCTTGACGCCGGTGGTCCTGACCGCCGACACGTGGGTCACCAACCACGCCTATCGCAGCGGTGTCGCGAGTCCGTTCCAGTCCGTGCTGCAGGCGGGCACCGCCGTCTACGTCGACGCCGCGGGCGTTCCGCGCGCCGTGTGCACGTGCGGCAACCCGCTGCTGCCGCCCGCCGCGGCCCCGGTCGGCGGCTACCGGGTGGTCGGACACCCGTGGCCCACCTACCGGACCACGAATGTCCAGCGCGTGTCATACACGGTGAACAACACGACGAATAACACGACGGTCGTCCCGTCGACCCCCGCCGGACTCACCGAACTCCAAGTCCGCAACATCGTCACCGACATGATCGAGGCGCTGCGCGTCGGCGACCTCCTCGAGAATCTCGGCCCGGCTCCCGCCGACCAGCACCTGCCCGATCCGTTCACGAGCAACGTCGCGCCGTCGTTCACCGGCGACGCGGCCGCCGAGAACGGCCTGCGGGACGGCAGCCCCGAAGCAGCGCCCGCGGTGCTGTCCGCCGCCCGCGACAACAACGGAGTGCCCGCCGTGGAGGAGCAGGCGGGCGAACAGCAGTCCGCTGTCGATCCGTCGAGCACGGCGAGTGCCTCGTCCGAGTCGACGGAGGCGAGCGAGTCGTCGGCCGCGCCGACACCCACCGACTTCGGGTCGTCCACCGGTGACGCGATCGGTTCGCTGACGTTCTCCGACGACGGCCACGACGTCACGTGCACACTGCCGCCGACGTTCTCGTCGTCGCAGGTCGTCGCCACCTGCGACGACGGCGGCGCACGCGAGTTCGCGGCCGCCGACCTGATGGAGTCCGCGGTCACGCAGATCGTGGCCGCGTCGGCGGACCGCGTGTGGACGGTGTCCACGGTCGCCGGCCAGACGCTGACGGTGACCAGCGCGTCGTGGCAGACGCTGGTGCCGGAGACCACTCAGGAGACGACCACGGCTCCCGAGACGACCGATGAGACGGCTCCGGAGACGACGGCTCCGGACACGACGGCGGCCGAGACCGCATCGGGGACTCCGGAGACCACGGACTCGCCGTCGGCCGAGGCGGAGTAG
- a CDS encoding DUF2812 domain-containing protein — MSTTVTSWLVPVRHPSPDDLELWLERKAAAGEILNRIDAASPLRMTFDKGEPARYRYALERRDRPIPELYFSAREKAGWDRVGSISNVHVWRRAYAGERPPGFIGEDLGRRAALVGAGLAVIAAIALIAAVALGLVAGLTDFASPHDFWIPAVALGAIGLGAGIASLVLGLSRRSAAGGATAADRRDLVSAN, encoded by the coding sequence ATGAGCACCACCGTCACCTCGTGGCTGGTCCCCGTCCGCCACCCGTCACCCGACGACCTCGAGCTGTGGCTGGAGCGCAAGGCGGCCGCCGGCGAGATCCTCAACCGGATCGACGCCGCGAGTCCACTGCGCATGACGTTCGACAAGGGCGAACCCGCCCGATACCGCTACGCGCTCGAGCGCCGCGACCGCCCGATTCCCGAGCTGTACTTCTCAGCGCGCGAGAAGGCCGGATGGGATCGCGTCGGCTCCATCTCGAACGTCCACGTCTGGCGGCGCGCATACGCGGGCGAGCGTCCTCCCGGGTTCATCGGCGAAGATCTGGGGCGCCGCGCGGCACTCGTCGGCGCGGGCCTCGCTGTGATCGCGGCGATCGCCCTGATCGCCGCGGTAGCGCTCGGCCTGGTCGCGGGTCTCACCGACTTCGCGTCGCCGCACGACTTCTGGATCCCCGCCGTCGCACTGGGTGCGATCGGTCTCGGAGCGGGCATCGCCTCGCTCGTCCTCGGGTTGTCACGGCGCTCGGCGGCAGGCGGTGCCACCGCCGCCGATCGGCGTGATCTGGTCAGCGCGAACTAG
- a CDS encoding TY-Chap domain-containing protein, whose protein sequence is MTDSIIKHVNGFDESSFDAELDSRWRDFRIRLADLLADLMLGLPFAVHETVSPSGAEPPQVTAIITDDGRLRTVIEIASLAAASTDRASRVALLRGQGWLVHGDDTLILDFDERHVDAAAVAVEYAFRQVWDVPDPAYLAGASPAGTQPSSR, encoded by the coding sequence GTGACCGATTCGATCATCAAGCACGTCAACGGATTCGACGAGTCCTCGTTCGACGCCGAACTCGACTCTCGGTGGCGGGACTTCCGGATACGGCTCGCGGATCTCCTCGCCGACCTGATGCTCGGGCTTCCGTTCGCCGTACACGAGACCGTGTCGCCGAGCGGCGCCGAGCCTCCGCAGGTCACCGCGATCATCACCGACGACGGCCGTCTGCGGACAGTCATCGAGATCGCCTCACTCGCCGCGGCATCGACCGACCGCGCATCGCGCGTGGCGCTGCTGCGCGGACAGGGCTGGCTGGTGCACGGAGACGACACGCTGATTCTCGACTTCGACGAGAGGCACGTCGACGCGGCGGCCGTCGCCGTCGAGTACGCATTCCGCCAGGTGTGGGACGTACCGGATCCGGCCTATCTCGCCGGGGCGTCCCCGGCGGGAACGCAGCCTAGTTCGCGCTGA
- a CDS encoding AAA family ATPase: MSNSPPGDAFGEALKALFLQAGRPTLESAAKAVSRPNVTVSRQRVSDWRNGRHIPHDYAVVEPLLTWLTMRAVDAGATDVMPLPEWKKLWARAQGRAAGDAKTAPRGGTPFRGLDAMTADDADLFFGRGATLTALTAQLDRVVDAGGPRVVIVTGVSGSGKSSVLGAGLAGASDRWSRPERIAVADIGRLRSTADGRPEFVVVDQFEEVFALDAADREDRLSVVEEVSREVPVLLAIRADFFDACLDVPFLAHAWQERAVIVGEMTDEQLGEVIREPIRLAGGRIDSGLAELLIRDLHEATLGDERAGRLPLLAHTLERLWANRTGSTVSVETYNRLGGIASAIADTAEAAWNTLDADDQDTARALLLSLVQFGPRGVPMRAVVDMDDLRRRFPGRAERIVDCFADARLLTAGQTVTFIHDAVLTSWPRLSRSIAEDADTLQWRQQLAVDAQAWNDAERNSELLYSGGRLEHALDNLNELGELRRHVLPVGGQEFLDASVKRRRNRRGTLIAAGALVVILALVAAVSAVTASRQAGDLERQRNNAERTALMSNIDGLIGSDPSLASRLLLAAEHRFGDDPQIRALLTAAASTPLARTVDGHDGSVYDIAYSQDGELVATAGNDRTVRLWRHHDDGPTPLTQISAVGGFDDYVTSVTFNSARPIIAAASGDGTVRMWNIADPASPRPIAELRPGRGTSYLTRFSPDGRLLATSSDDGTLVLYRVDGDAAPPVQTAVLRGHRSAVRTLAFDPNGSLLASGGEDQTVRLWRITGDTAAPIGEPIGGFGNITHALAFLPDGQTLAVGGDGPNVQLWNVTDPAAPRVESAALPGVTGGSWSVAVDPTSPLIAQAGIDGAVQVWNTLSRTEPPHVWSLMDSAGRGAVRTFSAAFDPHGGELIVGRDDGRLDVWRLPPGVRPDRGVVVSGIAQSGSGRRVATVGGDTRLDLWTSDGQVWSRRGGVALERRVNDRPHVAMSADGELAATANNNGGTVQLWDTADPDRPRLATTLQIATRYTFEVAFVGDRDLLATGASDRSVQLWDVSNPAVPRKIGTPLEGPADLVRSVTASPDGRRLAVASDDGRVYLYDVADGRLLHTLAIESPAAAATFDPSGRHLVVAGDDLTVWSVDDGELVDRAADDHPDTLGVLADSGTILTGTAAKDVIAYSLGDDGRLSDRRAVTPVLAGPSTTTAQWVLPSVMRDGDRFVTGGDGTGQLYSQSIDPEQGRAWICAATDPMTESDRATYRTGIDDDVCGDATPSEESHP; this comes from the coding sequence GTGTCCAATAGTCCGCCGGGGGACGCGTTCGGTGAAGCGCTGAAGGCATTGTTCCTTCAGGCCGGGCGGCCCACACTCGAGTCAGCCGCCAAGGCGGTGTCCCGGCCGAACGTCACCGTGTCCCGGCAGAGGGTCAGCGACTGGCGCAACGGCCGGCACATCCCGCACGACTACGCGGTGGTCGAACCCCTCCTCACCTGGTTGACGATGCGGGCCGTCGATGCGGGAGCCACCGATGTGATGCCTCTTCCGGAGTGGAAGAAGCTGTGGGCGCGGGCGCAGGGTCGCGCAGCGGGCGATGCGAAGACCGCACCGCGAGGCGGCACCCCCTTCCGTGGTCTCGACGCGATGACCGCGGACGACGCCGACCTCTTCTTCGGTCGAGGTGCCACACTCACCGCACTCACCGCACAACTCGACCGCGTGGTCGACGCGGGCGGGCCGCGCGTGGTGATCGTGACGGGCGTGTCCGGATCGGGAAAGTCGTCGGTCCTCGGCGCGGGACTCGCCGGCGCCTCGGACCGGTGGAGCCGACCGGAGAGGATCGCCGTCGCCGACATCGGGCGGCTCCGTTCGACGGCCGACGGTCGGCCGGAGTTCGTCGTCGTCGATCAGTTCGAAGAGGTGTTCGCCCTGGACGCCGCCGACCGGGAGGACCGGCTGTCGGTCGTCGAGGAGGTGTCCCGCGAGGTTCCCGTCCTGCTCGCGATTCGGGCCGACTTCTTCGACGCCTGTCTCGACGTGCCCTTCCTCGCCCACGCGTGGCAGGAGCGCGCGGTGATCGTCGGCGAGATGACCGATGAACAACTCGGCGAGGTGATCCGCGAGCCCATCCGTCTGGCCGGCGGACGAATAGACTCCGGACTCGCCGAACTCCTGATCCGCGACCTGCACGAGGCGACGCTCGGTGACGAACGGGCCGGCCGACTGCCGTTGCTGGCGCACACGCTGGAGCGGCTGTGGGCCAACCGGACCGGCAGCACCGTCTCCGTCGAGACCTACAATCGCCTCGGCGGTATCGCCTCGGCGATCGCCGACACCGCCGAAGCCGCGTGGAACACCCTCGACGCCGACGACCAGGACACGGCGCGGGCGCTCCTGCTGTCGCTCGTCCAGTTCGGACCGCGCGGGGTGCCGATGCGCGCCGTGGTCGACATGGACGATCTCCGCCGCCGATTCCCCGGCCGCGCAGAACGGATCGTCGACTGTTTCGCCGATGCTCGCCTGCTGACCGCCGGGCAGACGGTCACGTTCATCCATGACGCCGTCCTCACCTCGTGGCCGCGACTGAGCAGGAGCATCGCCGAGGACGCCGACACGCTCCAATGGCGCCAGCAGCTGGCCGTCGACGCCCAGGCGTGGAACGACGCCGAGCGCAACAGCGAACTCCTCTACAGCGGCGGACGACTCGAACACGCGCTCGACAACCTCAACGAACTCGGTGAGCTGCGGCGTCACGTCCTACCGGTCGGGGGACAGGAGTTCCTCGACGCCTCGGTGAAGCGGCGACGGAACCGTCGAGGAACGTTGATCGCGGCCGGAGCGCTCGTCGTGATCCTGGCTCTGGTCGCCGCCGTCTCCGCTGTCACCGCCAGCAGACAGGCAGGCGATCTCGAGCGGCAGCGAAACAACGCCGAGCGGACCGCACTCATGTCGAACATCGACGGTCTCATCGGGTCGGACCCGTCGTTGGCGTCCAGACTCCTCCTGGCCGCCGAGCACCGCTTCGGTGACGACCCGCAGATCCGCGCGCTGCTGACCGCGGCCGCCTCGACGCCCTTGGCGCGCACCGTCGACGGACACGACGGATCGGTCTACGACATCGCGTACTCGCAAGACGGAGAACTCGTCGCCACCGCGGGAAACGATCGCACCGTGCGGCTGTGGCGTCACCACGACGACGGACCGACACCGCTCACCCAGATTTCCGCCGTCGGCGGATTCGACGACTACGTGACCTCCGTGACGTTCAACTCGGCCCGTCCGATCATCGCGGCGGCCAGCGGCGACGGCACCGTTCGGATGTGGAACATCGCCGACCCGGCGTCACCGCGCCCGATCGCCGAGCTCCGCCCCGGCCGCGGCACGTCGTACCTCACCCGATTCAGTCCGGACGGCCGCCTGCTCGCGACCTCGTCGGACGACGGGACTCTCGTCCTCTACCGGGTGGACGGCGACGCCGCACCGCCGGTCCAGACGGCAGTCCTGCGTGGTCATCGCAGCGCGGTCCGCACCCTGGCGTTCGATCCGAACGGGTCACTGCTCGCGTCGGGCGGCGAGGACCAGACGGTCCGGCTCTGGCGGATCACCGGCGACACGGCGGCGCCGATCGGCGAACCGATCGGCGGCTTCGGAAACATCACGCACGCGTTGGCCTTCCTGCCCGACGGCCAGACGCTCGCCGTCGGCGGCGACGGCCCCAACGTGCAGTTGTGGAACGTCACCGACCCCGCCGCACCTCGTGTGGAGAGCGCCGCGTTGCCCGGCGTCACCGGCGGCTCGTGGTCGGTCGCCGTCGATCCGACGTCACCGCTGATCGCGCAGGCCGGGATCGACGGCGCAGTCCAGGTGTGGAACACCCTGTCGCGGACCGAGCCTCCGCATGTGTGGAGCCTGATGGACTCGGCGGGGCGCGGAGCGGTCCGGACGTTCAGTGCGGCGTTCGATCCGCATGGCGGCGAACTCATCGTCGGGCGCGACGACGGACGACTCGACGTGTGGCGGCTGCCCCCGGGCGTGCGCCCAGACCGAGGAGTCGTCGTCTCGGGCATCGCGCAGAGCGGCAGCGGTCGCCGGGTCGCCACCGTCGGCGGCGACACGCGCCTCGACCTGTGGACCAGCGACGGACAGGTCTGGAGCAGGCGGGGCGGCGTCGCCCTCGAACGTCGGGTGAACGACCGTCCGCACGTCGCGATGAGTGCCGACGGGGAACTCGCGGCCACCGCGAACAACAACGGCGGCACCGTCCAGCTGTGGGACACCGCCGACCCGGACCGGCCGAGACTCGCGACCACACTGCAGATCGCCACCCGGTACACGTTCGAGGTCGCATTCGTCGGCGACCGGGACCTGCTGGCGACCGGAGCCTCAGACCGGTCGGTGCAACTCTGGGACGTCTCGAATCCGGCCGTTCCGCGCAAGATCGGGACACCCCTCGAGGGACCGGCCGACCTCGTCCGATCGGTCACGGCCAGCCCCGACGGCCGACGACTGGCGGTGGCCTCCGACGACGGCCGTGTCTACCTGTACGACGTCGCGGACGGAAGACTGCTGCACACGCTCGCCATCGAGAGCCCGGCCGCCGCGGCGACCTTCGATCCGAGCGGGCGCCACCTCGTCGTCGCGGGCGACGATCTGACGGTGTGGAGCGTCGACGACGGCGAACTCGTCGACCGCGCGGCGGACGATCACCCCGACACCCTGGGCGTCCTGGCCGACAGCGGGACCATCCTGACGGGAACCGCGGCGAAGGACGTCATCGCGTACTCGCTCGGCGACGACGGCCGACTGTCCGACCGCCGGGCCGTGACTCCGGTCCTGGCAGGGCCGAGCACCACGACGGCGCAGTGGGTGCTTCCGTCCGTGATGCGCGACGGCGACCGCTTCGTGACCGGCGGGGACGGGACAGGGCAGCTGTACTCGCAGTCGATCGATCCGGAGCAGGGACGAGCCTGGATCTGCGCCGCCACCGACCCGATGACCGAGTCGGATCGCGCGACGTACCGGACCGGCATCGACGACGACGTCTGCGGCGACGCCACGCCGAGTGAGGAAAGTCACCCGTAG
- the gdhA gene encoding NADP-specific glutamate dehydrogenase, translating to MSAWDPKVQEIFDAVDHRNPGEPEFQQAVREVFDSLNPVMAKHPEYIDVLTRMCEPERQIIFRVPWTDAEGNVRINRGFRVEFNSALGPYKGGLRFHPSVNLSIIKFLGFEQIFKNSLTGLPIGGGKGGSDFDPKGLSDLEIMRFCQSFMTELYRHIGEYTDVPAGDIGVGGREIGYLFGQYKRITNRYESGVLTGKGVSWGGSLVRPEATGYGTVFFVDEMLKSKGDSFEGKKVLVSGSGNVATYAIEKIHQLGGTVIGCSDSSGYVIDEKGVDLEILKEVKEVRRARLSEYVELRGNGTKLGTDGSLWHVPADIALPCATQNELDVDDAKALVANGCTIVGEGANMPTTPEAIKVLQSAGVGYAPGKAANAGGVATSALEMQQNASRDSWSFQYAEERLNAIMRDIHNNCLTTADEYGEPGNYATGANIAGFVKVADAMQSLGVI from the coding sequence ATGAGTGCCTGGGACCCCAAGGTTCAGGAGATCTTCGACGCAGTCGACCACCGCAACCCGGGTGAACCCGAGTTCCAGCAGGCCGTCCGCGAGGTCTTCGACTCGCTGAACCCGGTCATGGCCAAGCATCCCGAGTACATCGACGTGCTCACCCGGATGTGCGAGCCGGAACGACAGATCATCTTCCGTGTGCCGTGGACCGATGCCGAAGGAAACGTTCGCATCAACCGCGGCTTCCGCGTCGAGTTCAACTCGGCGCTCGGCCCTTACAAGGGCGGCCTCCGCTTCCACCCGTCGGTGAACTTGTCGATCATCAAGTTCCTCGGCTTCGAGCAGATCTTCAAGAACTCCCTGACCGGCCTGCCCATCGGCGGCGGCAAGGGCGGCTCTGACTTCGACCCCAAGGGCCTGTCCGACCTGGAGATCATGCGCTTCTGCCAGTCGTTCATGACTGAGCTGTACCGCCACATCGGCGAGTACACCGACGTTCCCGCCGGTGACATCGGCGTCGGCGGCCGCGAGATCGGCTACCTGTTCGGCCAGTACAAGCGCATCACCAACCGCTACGAGTCCGGCGTCCTGACCGGCAAGGGCGTGTCGTGGGGCGGCTCGCTGGTCCGCCCGGAGGCCACCGGCTACGGCACGGTGTTCTTCGTCGACGAGATGCTCAAGAGCAAAGGCGACAGCTTCGAGGGCAAGAAGGTCCTCGTGTCCGGTTCGGGCAACGTCGCGACTTACGCGATCGAGAAGATCCATCAGCTCGGCGGCACCGTGATCGGCTGCTCGGACTCGTCCGGCTACGTCATCGACGAGAAGGGCGTCGACCTCGAGATCCTCAAGGAGGTCAAGGAGGTCCGTCGCGCACGTCTGTCGGAGTACGTCGAGCTGCGCGGCAACGGCACCAAGCTCGGCACCGACGGTTCACTGTGGCACGTCCCCGCCGACATCGCACTTCCGTGTGCGACGCAGAACGAGCTCGACGTCGACGACGCCAAGGCCCTCGTCGCCAACGGTTGCACCATCGTCGGTGAGGGCGCCAACATGCCCACCACCCCGGAGGCCATCAAGGTGCTCCAGTCGGCGGGCGTCGGCTACGCACCGGGCAAGGCCGCCAACGCCGGCGGTGTCGCCACCTCCGCGCTGGAGATGCAGCAGAACGCGTCACGCGACTCCTGGAGCTTCCAGTACGCCGAAGAGCGTTTGAACGCGATCATGCGCGACATCCACAACAACTGCCTCACGACCGCCGACGAGTACGGCGAGCCGGGCAACTACGCGACCGGCGCCAACATCGCCGGCTTCGTGAAGGTCGCCGACGCGATGCAGTCGCTGGGCGTCATCTGA